Proteins encoded in a region of the Paenibacillus sp. E222 genome:
- a CDS encoding HD family hydrolase, whose product MNETLQEQIQFLIEIDKLKTIERKTRIIHGDRLENDAEHSWHLAMMALILQSHSNKEVDILKVIKMLLVHDLVEIDAGDTFAYDTVGHTDKYEREIKAAHRLFGILPEEQAEELLNLWLEFEAKETHEAQFASSMDRLQPLIHNHQNEGDTWQKYNITSEQVLNKNREIENGSETLWTYAQQIIQNSVDQGILTKSKS is encoded by the coding sequence ATGAACGAAACATTACAGGAGCAGATTCAATTTCTAATTGAGATTGATAAACTGAAAACGATTGAACGAAAAACGAGAATCATCCATGGAGACAGACTTGAAAATGATGCAGAGCATTCCTGGCATCTGGCGATGATGGCCTTGATTTTGCAGAGCCATTCCAACAAGGAGGTGGATATTCTCAAAGTTATTAAGATGCTTCTCGTTCATGACCTCGTTGAGATCGATGCCGGAGATACATTTGCCTACGATACAGTAGGTCATACGGATAAATATGAACGCGAGATCAAGGCTGCGCATCGACTGTTTGGGATATTACCTGAGGAACAGGCCGAAGAACTGTTGAACCTGTGGCTGGAGTTCGAGGCAAAGGAGACCCACGAAGCACAGTTTGCCTCTTCGATGGATCGGTTGCAGCCGTTGATCCACAATCATCAGAATGAGGGAGATACGTGGCAGAAATACAATATTACAAGTGAACAGGTGTTAAATAAAAATCGGGAGATTGAGAACGGTTCCGAGACATTGTGGACGTACGCACAGCAAATTAT
- a CDS encoding inositol monophosphatase family protein has protein sequence MEQTIRLAQEIAERVIRRAGKVAKDHFDQITCAEEKGIFGDVVTEVDHEAERIICDEISISFPDHEIHSEERGHNGQKSDWLWMIDPLDGTNNFAIGLPIFSVSITLMYRSEPVLGVIYEPLVDRLFVASRGNGASCNLNPMKVQKKEQIHKGTIGWIQGHQVQNEEKAVRLRQHLDVRFKRMMRLWAPTLQWCMLAKGDIDGIVLYNSEGDDLYSGILMAKEAGAIVMDFEGIPFDGMNSEPYLIACHPDHREYLLSVVREGMN, from the coding sequence ATCGAACAAACCATTCGTTTAGCCCAAGAGATTGCGGAGAGAGTCATTCGAAGAGCCGGAAAAGTTGCCAAAGATCATTTTGATCAGATCACCTGCGCAGAGGAGAAGGGCATCTTTGGCGATGTTGTTACTGAAGTAGATCATGAAGCAGAGCGGATAATATGTGATGAAATTAGCATAAGTTTTCCCGATCATGAGATCCATAGTGAAGAGCGGGGGCATAACGGACAGAAGAGTGACTGGCTGTGGATGATTGATCCGTTAGATGGAACAAACAACTTTGCCATTGGCCTACCGATATTTTCCGTTTCCATTACATTAATGTATCGTTCAGAACCTGTTCTCGGGGTTATTTATGAACCTCTGGTGGATCGTTTGTTTGTGGCATCACGTGGGAATGGGGCAAGTTGTAATCTGAACCCCATGAAAGTCCAAAAGAAAGAGCAGATTCATAAAGGGACCATTGGATGGATTCAGGGGCATCAGGTGCAAAATGAGGAGAAGGCTGTACGGCTACGTCAACATCTCGATGTTCGTTTCAAACGAATGATGCGATTATGGGCTCCAACCTTACAGTGGTGCATGTTAGCTAAGGGGGATATTGACGGCATTGTGCTCTACAATTCGGAAGGAGACGATCTGTATTCGGGCATATTAATGGCGAAAGAAGCAGGTGCCATTGTTATGGATTTTGAAGGGATTCCCTTTGATGGTATGAATTCAGAGCCATATCTGATTGCCTGTCATCCGGATCATCGTGAGTATTTACTTAGTGTCGTTCGGGAGGGAATGAACTGA
- a CDS encoding GNAT family N-acetyltransferase yields MISELNKHEFYKVRHFADLNSNIEVKAVVSGLNPGRIYVDDASNITAALIWVKGQSGFQLIGDARSKPFLNDLEEFMKEHIEPELLRLNIHTVEVGVADESWEDVLHYMATNKELYSDIQHVFTLDSDQRKTEHLSQPVIHEGYTSQNEVVRLLELDEALLKAGKFNNLSFLKDKVSRFWDNMDEFLEHGFGYIAVQGEDIASVCFSAFISDQWHAIDIETIETYKRRNYGARVARAFVEECRIKGIHPYWDCSPDNVGSIRLAEGVGMSLNFDYRVYWYNLS; encoded by the coding sequence ATGATTAGCGAGCTTAATAAGCATGAATTCTATAAGGTAAGGCACTTCGCGGACTTGAACAGCAATATTGAGGTGAAGGCCGTGGTATCTGGGTTGAATCCTGGCCGAATCTACGTTGATGATGCATCGAATATCACAGCAGCATTAATTTGGGTGAAGGGACAAAGCGGTTTCCAGTTGATTGGAGACGCCCGAAGTAAACCCTTTCTGAACGACTTGGAAGAGTTCATGAAAGAACATATAGAACCTGAATTATTAAGATTAAATATCCACACAGTCGAGGTAGGTGTGGCGGATGAAAGCTGGGAAGATGTGCTTCATTATATGGCCACGAATAAAGAGCTCTATAGCGATATTCAGCATGTATTTACATTGGATTCAGACCAAAGAAAGACTGAACATCTAAGTCAACCGGTTATTCATGAAGGGTATACTTCTCAGAATGAGGTTGTCAGGCTTCTCGAATTAGATGAGGCATTACTGAAAGCAGGGAAGTTTAACAATCTATCTTTTCTGAAGGACAAAGTCTCACGCTTTTGGGATAACATGGATGAGTTCTTGGAACATGGCTTTGGATACATTGCAGTACAAGGCGAGGATATCGCGAGTGTTTGCTTTTCGGCGTTTATATCAGATCAGTGGCATGCAATTGATATTGAAACTATCGAAACCTACAAGAGAAGGAATTACGGTGCACGGGTAGCGCGAGCATTTGTAGAAGAATGTAGGATTAAAGGTATTCATCCGTATTGGGACTGTTCCCCAGATAATGTAGGTTCAATACGCTTGGCAGAGGGTGTAGGTATGTCACTGAACTTTGATTACAGAGTTTACTGGTACAATCTTTCTTGA